A region of Bacillus cabrialesii DNA encodes the following proteins:
- the acpP gene encoding acyl carrier protein — protein sequence MADTLERVTKIIVDRLGVDEADVKLEASFKEDLGADSLDVVELVMELEDEFDMEISDEDAEKIATVGDAVNYIQNQQ from the coding sequence ATGGCAGATACATTAGAGCGTGTAACGAAAATCATCGTAGATCGCCTTGGCGTTGATGAAGCAGACGTCAAACTTGAAGCTTCTTTCAAGGAAGACTTAGGTGCTGATTCCCTAGATGTAGTTGAGCTTGTTATGGAACTTGAAGACGAGTTTGATATGGAAATTTCTGACGAAGATGCTGAAAAGATTGCAACAGTCGGCGACGCTGTGAACTACATACAAAACCAGCAATAA